The following is a genomic window from Dehalogenimonas sp. 4OHTPN.
CGGCCAGTGCTTGATGGATTTGCCCGCGCCGGCGACGGGATTCACGATTACTTTGGCGATAGCCTGGTGGGTCATGCCGCTCCTCAGCAAGAAAAGACTGAGCTATTTTACCATAACGCCTCGAAGTAAGGAGATTTTGACAGTGCCGAGGTCCACTTTCTGGCTGTCGAGGCGCGGAGATTCGCCGCTCTTTATCGAACGGCTCACAAAATGATATTTCGGGAACCTGACATAACGCCGGTTTTCTCGTTGTTATCAATGAAAAGCCTGCTCGGGGCTGTGGTATATTATCCTAAAACGGTCGCGCAATCCCGAGAGGCTGATGCAGAAGTCGGATTCCTTAAGGCAAAAAGAGAATAAGCTGGCCGGGCTGTTTGACGAGTATTATGATCGCATCGCCCGTTACGCCTTCACCCGCGTCGGAAACCGGCAGGAGGCCGAAGACCTGGCCTCGGAAGTCTTCGCCCGGGCGCTGAAATCCCTTGACAGCTTTGAGGAACGCGGTCTGCCGATGGGCGCCTGGTTGTTCAAGATCGCCCATAACCTGGTGGTGGATTTCCACCGGCGTCGGGCGGAGCGGAAGACAGTCAACGTCGAAGACATTGAGATTGAGTCAGACGACAGTCCGGCTGAAGCAGCCGAAAGAAAACTGGAGATGGAACGGGTACAGCGCGCCATGGAAAACCTGACCGAGGAACAGCGGGAGATTATCCGGTTGCGGTTCTTCGCCGGACTATCCTCCGCGGAAGTAGGCACCCTTATGGGCAAGAGCGACGGCGCGGTGCGCGAAGGCCAGTCCGCCGCGCTTAAGAAACTGCGGATTAAACTGCTATAGAGATGAAAATGACCAAAGATTTCAATACCATCCTCGATGAATGCCTCGACCGGGTAACCCGGGGCGAAGGCATTGAGACCTGCATCGCCGATTATCCCGAGCAGGCCGCTGAACTCCGGCCGCTGGTGGAAGCCGCGGCGAGGTTGCAATCTAGCCAGTTCACGCCATCGGCTAACGCTAAGCGGCAGGCCAGGCTGCGTTTCCACGAGGCGCTCGACCATCGTCGGCGGAAACTATTCTGGACGCGGGTACCGGCCTGGGCGGCCGCGGCAGCGGGGGTGGTGCTCCTGGCCGTTATCGGGCTGGCGGGACTGAATGTCATTAATCCCCCGGGTGATGGATTGCCGACCATTGTCGTCTCCACTCCGGCCTCGGGCGACGCCGTCAATTTCCGCTTTCTAGTTTCCGACGCGCCCAACGACATCGGTGACTTCAGCAGCCTCGTGGTGACGGTTGACCGGGTGGCGCTGCTCAAGAAGGGCGGCGACGGCGAATCCTGGGTCACCTTCACCCCGGAAGTGAAAGAGTTTGATCTCACCCAACTTATCGGAGCCGCCTCTCAGCAGTTGTGGCAGGGCCAGGTGCCGGAAGGGGAATATGCCAAAGTTGAACTCATCGCCAGCGGCCTAAGGGGAACACTTAAATCCGGCGAAACGATTGATATTAAACTACCGAGCAACAAGCTGCAGATCGGTATTCCCTTTACCGTCGGTGCCGATACCGTAACCTCATTCACCTTCGATATTACTGTCAACAAGACCGGGCAGGGTTCCGGTAAATATATCCTCAGCCCTCAGGCTGCCGAAAGCGGTGCCGCCTACGAAAAGAAGCCCTGAATCCGTTCAAGTTGGGGCTGGTACTATCGTTTATGAAGCTTTTTCCTGACGCTTTGCCCGGAAGGGCGTTATTCCAGATGAAACCATCAGTCAAAGGAGACATCAATATGAAAAAAAGCATTATCGCAAAGGCAGCGGGCGTTCTGGCCGCTCTGGCGGTCGTCCTGGCCGGCTGCGCCCAGCTCGGCATTCCGTCCCCAGGCGATGTTCTTGGCAGCCAGCCGACCACCGGCAAACTTGAAGTCCGCGTCACCGACGCCCCGCCGCAGAAAGTCATTACGGCGGTCAATGTGACTGTGGCTTCAGTGGAGATCAATAAATCGGGCACCGCGGAGGCTGATGGCGGCTGGATGACCCTGGACTTTGCCGGCCCGGCGACCTTCGACCTCCTTAAGGTCCAGGACCGGGAGCAGCTGCTGGCGGTCAAAGACCAGCTTGAACCGGGCAAATACGGTCAGATCCGCATGGAAGTGACTAGAGTGCAAGTCACCTTCGACAACAATGGAACTCCGGAAGTGGTAGACGCCAAGTTACCCAGCGGCAAACTCAAATTCATCAAAGGTTTTGAGATCGCAGCCGGGCAGACCACGGTGCTGCTGTTTGATTTCATCGCCTCTGAATCCATCCATACCGCCGGCAATTCCGGTCAGGTCATCTTCCAGCCGGTCATCAAGCTTTCGGTGACCCAGGTTCCCGGCGCAATGGAAATCACCACACCAGGCCTGCCTAACGGCATGGCGGGGCAGCCTTATACCGCTCCGATGGCTGCCATGGGCGGCACCGCGCCTTATACCTGGAGCATCGCCACCGGCGCCCTGCCGGCCGGCCTTGCTATCGATGCCGCCACCGGCGCCATCACCGGCACGCCGTCTGCAGCCGGCCTCTCGACCTTCAGAGTCAGGGTTGTGGACAGCTCGGCCGATGCCAAAAAAGCGGCCGAAAGGGTCTTTACCATAGACATCGCCGCGGCTGGGACCATTCAAATCGTGGAGACCAGCCTGGCTGAAGGCACTGTCGGCGTTGCCTACAGCGCGCAGTTGAATGCTCTCGGCGGCACCGCCACTCGGACCTGGGCGGTCACCTCAGGGACGCTGCCGGCCGGACTGGTCATTGATGCAACCACCGGCATTATCTCCGGCACGCCGTCCGCCGCCGGAGAAACGTCCATCACCGTGACTGTCACCGACACTACAGCGCCGACGCCGCTGACTGACTCCCAGGCGTTCCTCCTGCGCGTCGTAGCCGCTCCGGCGCCGCCGCCGACAACCTAGCGTTATTGTCATCGGGATATAGAAAGACAGCCCCTCACTGGAGGGGCTGTCTTTCTATTTGTAAAACTGTTCCTTCGGCCAGCTTGAATCCAGTCATCCGGCGGTTATGCCCGGCGGGATATAGCGGTATAGTATTGGCAAATGTTGACAGGTTTACGGTTGGACGATAATATTTCGGTGGTTGGCGAAATACCGAAAAATATTGCGAGAGAGATACAGATGGAGCAGCTTTGGGCCCCCTGGCGGGGTAAGTTGATCGAAGGCCCGAAACCGGACGGTTGTATCTTCTGCGACCTGCCGCGAGCCGGAAATGATAAAAAAACGCTGATTCTCTACCGCGGCGCCGAGGCCTTCGTCATTATGAACGCCTATCCTTACGCCGCCGGGCACCTGATGGTGGCGCCGTTCCGCCACGCCGCCCGGCTGGCCGACCTCAGCCGCAGCGAACGCGCCGAGATCATGGACCTGGCCGCCCGGTGTGAAGCCGCGCTGACCTCGGCCATGAAGCCGGAAGGCTTCAACGCCGGCTTCAACCTGGGCAAAGCGGCCGGCGCTGGGGTGGAGGCGCACCTGCACTGCCATATTGTGCCGCGGTGGGTGGGGGACACCAACTTCATGCCGGTCCTCTCGGATACCAGGGTCATCAACCAGTCGCTTGAAGAAATCTACGATAGATTAAAGGAGTACTTCAAATGACCGACGCCGACATCCAGCTGCTCAAAGACCTGCTGCCGTTCCTCATCCCGGTGATGATCGT
Proteins encoded in this region:
- a CDS encoding sigma-70 family RNA polymerase sigma factor, yielding MQKSDSLRQKENKLAGLFDEYYDRIARYAFTRVGNRQEAEDLASEVFARALKSLDSFEERGLPMGAWLFKIAHNLVVDFHRRRAERKTVNVEDIEIESDDSPAEAAERKLEMERVQRAMENLTEEQREIIRLRFFAGLSSAEVGTLMGKSDGAVREGQSAALKKLRIKLL
- a CDS encoding DUF4382 domain-containing protein; this translates as MTKDFNTILDECLDRVTRGEGIETCIADYPEQAAELRPLVEAAARLQSSQFTPSANAKRQARLRFHEALDHRRRKLFWTRVPAWAAAAAGVVLLAVIGLAGLNVINPPGDGLPTIVVSTPASGDAVNFRFLVSDAPNDIGDFSSLVVTVDRVALLKKGGDGESWVTFTPEVKEFDLTQLIGAASQQLWQGQVPEGEYAKVELIASGLRGTLKSGETIDIKLPSNKLQIGIPFTVGADTVTSFTFDITVNKTGQGSGKYILSPQAAESGAAYEKKP
- a CDS encoding HIT domain-containing protein, yielding MEQLWAPWRGKLIEGPKPDGCIFCDLPRAGNDKKTLILYRGAEAFVIMNAYPYAAGHLMVAPFRHAARLADLSRSERAEIMDLAARCEAALTSAMKPEGFNAGFNLGKAAGAGVEAHLHCHIVPRWVGDTNFMPVLSDTRVINQSLEEIYDRLKEYFK
- a CDS encoding putative Ig domain-containing protein, with product MKKSIIAKAAGVLAALAVVLAGCAQLGIPSPGDVLGSQPTTGKLEVRVTDAPPQKVITAVNVTVASVEINKSGTAEADGGWMTLDFAGPATFDLLKVQDREQLLAVKDQLEPGKYGQIRMEVTRVQVTFDNNGTPEVVDAKLPSGKLKFIKGFEIAAGQTTVLLFDFIASESIHTAGNSGQVIFQPVIKLSVTQVPGAMEITTPGLPNGMAGQPYTAPMAAMGGTAPYTWSIATGALPAGLAIDAATGAITGTPSAAGLSTFRVRVVDSSADAKKAAERVFTIDIAAAGTIQIVETSLAEGTVGVAYSAQLNALGGTATRTWAVTSGTLPAGLVIDATTGIISGTPSAAGETSITVTVTDTTAPTPLTDSQAFLLRVVAAPAPPPTT